One stretch of Fictibacillus sp. b24 DNA includes these proteins:
- a CDS encoding TadE/TadG family type IV pilus assembly protein — MKRLNFTKYIQNQKGSQLIEFVAVFPMVIFAMLFIWQMALVAYTVVVSEAAARDGARVASVEGDYQATVQKSASGLDVRATHSYGSSSYGEEVTVTVTSKVPTVSIPFVGRINYSLNADATMPMEEDEADED, encoded by the coding sequence ATGAAGCGGCTAAACTTTACAAAATACATTCAAAACCAGAAGGGATCACAGCTAATCGAATTTGTGGCTGTGTTCCCTATGGTTATATTCGCCATGCTTTTCATATGGCAGATGGCACTAGTGGCCTATACCGTTGTCGTTTCAGAAGCAGCAGCCAGGGATGGTGCTCGTGTCGCCTCTGTAGAAGGTGATTATCAAGCGACTGTTCAAAAATCAGCATCTGGACTGGATGTTCGTGCAACACATAGTTATGGAAGCAGTTCATACGGAGAAGAAGTAACCGTCACCGTTACCTCCAAAGTACCAACTGTATCTATACCTTTTGTAGGTAGAATCAATTATTCACTCAATGCGGATGCAACCATGCCGATGGAGGAGGATGAAGCGGATGAAGATTAA
- a CDS encoding vWA domain-containing protein: protein MNRSTNFVLAQILFVILLLTACSTEKTASDSEPKKKEPKKETVEKAPTEPEEMVKQGAGEHYEKVKDLEGDDLDKEIKELTKDFPKDMKSEDAYNRIIAAFAADHQLAFQELEDFDITFEEVEAYEKYSEEDGEEKKEGPLNVVILLDASGSMAGKVSGTDKMTAAKEALKKFAGGLPKDANVLLRVYGHKGSNDDKDKKLSCESTEVMYPLGAYDAGAFQQSLSKFKPTGWTPLAASIEAAEKDLQGKEGNNVVYIVSDGIETCDGNPIEAAKKLHKSNIQAKVNIIGFDVDNEGQQQLKAVAEAGGGEFQSVSSQKELFDEVESNWSKAMHDARINWSLSMDSSSVNWSSSGKGHSMRKVYSKMLDSISDEFELLRSVKMELYNQKKMTNEELDKLDKLIFSRYEKLREYSTNKHDAKQAALDKETDRVLKLIDENAENARVE from the coding sequence ATGAATCGGTCTACAAATTTTGTGCTAGCCCAAATTTTATTTGTCATTCTTCTATTAACAGCATGCTCAACCGAAAAAACAGCATCGGACTCAGAACCAAAGAAAAAAGAGCCTAAAAAAGAGACAGTTGAAAAAGCGCCGACTGAACCTGAAGAGATGGTTAAACAGGGTGCTGGTGAGCATTACGAAAAGGTAAAGGATCTTGAAGGTGATGATTTAGATAAAGAAATTAAAGAACTTACGAAAGACTTCCCAAAAGATATGAAAAGTGAGGATGCCTATAATCGAATCATTGCAGCATTCGCGGCGGATCATCAGCTAGCTTTTCAGGAGTTAGAGGACTTTGACATTACGTTTGAAGAAGTAGAGGCGTACGAGAAGTATAGTGAAGAAGATGGAGAGGAAAAGAAAGAGGGTCCTCTTAATGTAGTTATCCTTTTAGATGCCAGTGGTAGTATGGCAGGAAAAGTTTCAGGAACGGACAAAATGACAGCGGCGAAAGAAGCCCTAAAGAAGTTTGCAGGTGGCTTGCCTAAGGACGCAAACGTTTTGCTTCGTGTTTATGGCCATAAAGGAAGTAATGATGATAAGGACAAGAAGTTATCATGTGAGAGTACAGAAGTCATGTACCCTCTAGGAGCTTATGATGCAGGTGCTTTCCAACAATCTCTTTCTAAGTTCAAGCCAACCGGCTGGACGCCGCTCGCAGCATCCATTGAAGCGGCAGAAAAAGACCTTCAAGGCAAAGAAGGAAACAACGTAGTTTATATTGTGAGTGATGGAATCGAGACATGTGACGGTAATCCGATAGAAGCGGCGAAAAAACTGCACAAATCGAACATTCAAGCAAAAGTAAACATCATTGGGTTTGATGTAGATAACGAAGGACAACAGCAACTAAAGGCGGTAGCCGAAGCGGGTGGCGGCGAATTCCAATCCGTTTCATCGCAAAAAGAACTTTTCGATGAAGTAGAGTCGAACTGGTCAAAGGCGATGCATGATGCAAGAATCAATTGGAGCTTGTCTATGGATTCATCTAGCGTGAATTGGAGCAGTTCGGGTAAAGGTCATTCCATGAGAAAAGTGTATTCAAAAATGTTGGATAGCATCTCTGATGAATTTGAGTTGCTCCGAAGCGTAAAGATGGAATTATATAACCAAAAAAAGATGACTAATGAAGAATTGGACAAGTTAGATAAACTCATTTTTAGCAGATATGAAAAACTTAGAGAATACAGCACTAACAAACATGATGCTAAGCAAGCTGCTCTAGATAAAGAAACGGATAGAGTACTAAAATTAATAGATGAAAACGCAGAAAATGCCAGAGTAGAATAG
- a CDS encoding CpaF family protein, whose amino-acid sequence MTVSWLKTAAQQNATNDNWDINDQSIDHWVKHFKSRLIKEANLESITVLTPQERKQTIERLISQMIQEERIIIPQMEIEEIIDQIINESVGYGPLEVLLQDDSITEIMVNGPREVFIERNGKLEKTNIRFKDNQHVRHIIDRIIAPLGRRIDESSPMVDARLHDGSRVNAIIPPVSLDGPSMSIRKFNKKPFTLQNLLSFGTFSEGMGEFLQTAVKAKCNILVSGGTGSGKTTLLNVLSDSIPLGERIITIEDMAELRFSYNNLIRMETRPPNMEGTGEITIRQLVKNALRMRPDRIIVGEVRGTEALDMLQAMNTGHEGSLTTVHANTPKDALGRLEAMVIMSGLPLTVDVIRGYFVGALDLIVQTNRQTDGKRKITSIAELVEVDGQVHVKDIFKYVQQGVKEDGSVIGQFEATGYVPEALNKIKAFGLEVPKNLFEKGAMK is encoded by the coding sequence ATGACTGTGTCCTGGTTAAAAACAGCTGCACAACAGAATGCTACCAATGATAACTGGGATATTAATGACCAGAGTATCGACCATTGGGTGAAGCATTTTAAGTCAAGGTTAATAAAAGAAGCTAATCTTGAATCCATAACGGTGTTAACTCCTCAAGAGAGAAAACAGACGATCGAGCGTTTGATTTCTCAAATGATCCAGGAAGAACGAATCATCATTCCTCAGATGGAGATTGAGGAAATTATTGATCAGATCATCAACGAGTCTGTTGGTTATGGTCCGCTGGAAGTACTTCTGCAAGATGATTCGATTACAGAAATCATGGTAAATGGTCCGAGGGAAGTTTTCATAGAAAGAAACGGAAAACTTGAAAAAACGAATATACGGTTTAAGGATAATCAGCATGTTAGGCATATTATCGATCGTATTATTGCTCCTCTTGGCCGAAGAATAGACGAGAGTTCTCCGATGGTAGATGCAAGATTGCATGACGGCAGCCGTGTGAATGCCATTATTCCTCCAGTAAGTTTAGACGGACCATCAATGTCCATTCGTAAGTTTAATAAAAAACCTTTTACTTTACAAAACCTGTTATCGTTCGGCACGTTTTCAGAGGGGATGGGAGAATTCCTCCAAACAGCTGTAAAAGCGAAATGTAACATTTTAGTATCCGGGGGAACAGGCAGCGGTAAGACAACGTTACTTAACGTATTGTCAGATTCGATCCCACTTGGTGAACGTATCATCACCATTGAAGATATGGCTGAACTGCGATTCTCTTACAACAACTTAATTCGAATGGAAACAAGACCTCCCAATATGGAAGGAACAGGCGAAATCACGATTCGCCAACTCGTAAAGAATGCTTTGCGTATGAGACCCGATCGTATTATTGTCGGAGAGGTGCGTGGAACAGAAGCATTAGATATGCTTCAAGCGATGAATACGGGTCATGAAGGATCTCTTACAACCGTCCATGCCAACACACCAAAGGATGCACTTGGCCGATTAGAAGCGATGGTCATCATGTCAGGACTTCCGCTAACCGTAGATGTCATTCGAGGATATTTTGTAGGAGCGCTCGATCTCATCGTTCAGACAAATAGACAAACGGATGGAAAAAGAAAGATTACCAGCATAGCAGAACTAGTTGAAGTGGATGGACAAGTACATGTGAAAGATATTTTTAAATACGTACAGCAAGGTGTAAAAGAAGATGGCTCTGTTATCGGCCAATTTGAAGCAACGGGTTATGTACCTGAAGCTCTTAATAAAATTAAAGCTTTTGGTTTAGAAGTTCCAAAAAACTTGTTCGAAAAAGGGGCGATGAAATAA
- a CDS encoding type II secretion system F family protein has translation MVAWLALSSTFILFILAFYYFRVASSNKDTKKRVATWFEGERKIERKSVVLLIGDKYDKSELAEDLQRKLVQADLKLKPSEYMGIYFMTFAFIWFVNHFLLKLDFPLDATLAYFIVWLGSKMFLNSRQNKRSESFNKQLPEVCRMMSNAIKAGLTIPQGIELVGRDIKAPAGPEFQMMDQQLRLGDDFEEVMDRFRERVLSKDLNIFVSTILIQRKVGGNLTEVLSLMAQTLEERARVNKEVDTVTAESKFVAYILPIMPLMMAMMMNLFIPGFLNPLFTPLGLILLAVFLAMQGFAFMLIKKVTKIRV, from the coding sequence ATGGTTGCGTGGTTAGCCCTTTCCAGTACTTTTATTCTCTTCATATTAGCATTCTATTATTTCAGAGTTGCCTCAAGTAATAAAGATACAAAGAAAAGAGTTGCGACATGGTTTGAAGGAGAAAGAAAGATTGAAAGAAAAAGTGTTGTACTGCTCATCGGAGACAAGTACGACAAATCAGAGCTTGCGGAAGATCTCCAAAGAAAACTAGTGCAAGCAGATCTAAAATTAAAGCCTTCTGAATACATGGGCATCTATTTTATGACATTTGCATTTATCTGGTTTGTGAATCACTTTTTGCTGAAGTTAGATTTTCCTTTAGATGCAACACTAGCTTATTTCATCGTCTGGTTAGGTTCTAAAATGTTCCTGAATTCCAGACAGAATAAAAGAAGTGAAAGTTTCAATAAACAACTGCCAGAAGTGTGCCGGATGATGAGTAACGCGATCAAAGCCGGTCTAACGATACCTCAAGGAATTGAGTTAGTCGGAAGAGATATTAAAGCACCTGCTGGCCCTGAGTTTCAGATGATGGACCAGCAGCTCAGACTAGGTGACGATTTTGAAGAAGTAATGGATCGTTTTAGAGAACGGGTGCTAAGTAAAGACCTAAACATCTTTGTGAGCACCATTCTCATTCAGCGTAAAGTAGGGGGAAACCTCACTGAAGTACTTTCTCTAATGGCACAAACGCTGGAAGAACGAGCAAGAGTAAATAAAGAAGTGGATACGGTAACAGCTGAATCGAAGTTCGTTGCTTATATTCTACCGATTATGCCGCTTATGATGGCGATGATGATGAACTTGTTCATTCCAGGATTTCTAAATCCGCTGTTTACTCCTTTAGGACTTATTCTTCTAGCTGTTTTTCTAGCTATGCAAGGGTTCGCCTTCATGCTCATAAAAAAAGTTACAAAGATAAGGGTGTAG
- a CDS encoding Flp family type IVb pilin: MRDSWGSSGTGETPNVQSMGWLTARPPESEHLERKSTTSKNNKAYENKQINKTKGEIFMMNKLYAKAQNKMETYKGYVKNEEGAQALEWIALGTVVIAVMAAIATGVSGNASGLGQAIISKLTQLINGIN; encoded by the coding sequence GTGCGAGACTCCTGGGGGAGCAGCGGGACAGGTGAGACACCCAACGTGCAAAGCATGGGGTGGCTCACCGCACGCCCCCCGGAAAGCGAGCACCTGGAACGGAAATCAACCACTTCCAAGAACAACAAAGCTTACGAAAACAAGCAAATAAATAAAACTAAGGGAGAGATTTTCATGATGAACAAATTATATGCTAAGGCACAAAACAAGATGGAAACATACAAAGGATATGTAAAGAACGAAGAAGGCGCGCAAGCACTTGAGTGGATCGCATTAGGTACTGTTGTTATCGCTGTTATGGCAGCAATCGCTACAGGTGTTTCTGGAAACGCAAGTGGTTTAGGACAGGCAATCATTAGCAAGTTGACTCAACTTATTAATGGTATTAACTAA
- a CDS encoding transglutaminase domain-containing protein, giving the protein MKTKITSLLLISMALTLTACSPDQDSSTKPSIEEKKDKYTTLAEEANKEEKLEKLELLPYAEEVEATISSPKYKEFTTNSTVLIKGKAKKYSGFKSDHVWIKVRSDEDGPNGREFSYYAPIKEGKFEQKVQLFNGKGNYSVKVSVPSDTAEDYYYDIASFDVENVNPEIKRDVAFTKNAYKHGLVLNNSINGYMERDGFFELAGEVAELGVGQLMVELKKESESTKIMIPIKDGKFTKKIPLYYGEGVHEVQIMTPKEGMTDFYSEAANLFVKNLSSDTFQPINYSSAYKEKGFNLETPEVSGEKADLTYTIKGSIDPNGKDANKTDVVFVQTTKGDLKAMYAIPVENNEFKGEFFLRFGPGEYEISVMAPDFMSTNGYMQYFVGVAGFTVENTNAQDQRFTLPSRGIQSDAPQIRNLASQLTKNKKTEKEKALAVYEYVAKNVSYDVDKLNNRTFEFDDSALKTLDEKKGVCQDFAYLAIALLRASGMEAQVVTGYAGQNHAWVETKVDGRWLTMDPTWGSGYLQNNKFVPKFTMEYFDPKPAEFQKTHKKEEVEF; this is encoded by the coding sequence ATGAAAACCAAGATTACGAGTTTGCTTCTAATTTCCATGGCCCTGACCCTGACCGCTTGTAGCCCTGATCAAGACTCTTCTACTAAACCATCAATAGAAGAGAAGAAGGACAAGTATACAACTCTTGCTGAGGAAGCGAACAAAGAGGAAAAGCTTGAGAAGCTAGAACTCCTTCCGTATGCAGAAGAAGTGGAAGCGACGATATCCAGCCCCAAGTACAAAGAGTTTACAACAAACTCAACCGTACTCATTAAAGGTAAGGCGAAAAAGTACAGCGGCTTTAAGTCTGACCATGTATGGATCAAGGTGAGAAGTGATGAAGATGGACCGAATGGACGGGAATTTAGTTATTACGCTCCTATAAAAGAAGGTAAGTTTGAACAGAAGGTCCAGCTGTTTAACGGAAAAGGTAATTACTCCGTTAAGGTGAGTGTGCCGAGTGATACGGCTGAAGACTATTATTACGACATTGCTTCATTTGATGTGGAAAACGTGAACCCTGAGATCAAGCGTGATGTTGCGTTTACGAAGAACGCTTATAAACACGGTTTAGTGTTAAATAATTCCATAAATGGGTATATGGAAAGAGATGGTTTCTTCGAGTTGGCTGGTGAAGTTGCGGAACTTGGTGTGGGACAGCTTATGGTGGAGCTCAAAAAAGAGAGTGAATCTACCAAGATTATGATTCCGATTAAGGATGGAAAATTCACGAAGAAAATTCCGCTTTATTATGGTGAAGGTGTTCATGAAGTTCAAATCATGACACCAAAAGAGGGAATGACAGATTTTTATTCAGAAGCGGCAAATTTGTTTGTTAAAAATCTATCAAGTGATACCTTTCAACCTATTAATTACTCCTCGGCCTATAAAGAAAAAGGATTTAACTTGGAAACCCCTGAAGTTAGCGGTGAAAAGGCAGATCTAACATATACGATCAAAGGAAGTATCGATCCTAACGGAAAAGACGCCAACAAAACGGATGTTGTCTTTGTACAAACCACAAAGGGTGACTTGAAAGCCATGTATGCCATTCCGGTCGAGAATAATGAATTTAAGGGAGAGTTCTTTCTTCGTTTTGGGCCTGGTGAGTATGAGATTTCTGTTATGGCTCCTGATTTTATGTCGACAAATGGGTATATGCAGTATTTTGTTGGTGTTGCTGGATTTACGGTAGAGAACACAAATGCTCAAGATCAGCGATTTACGCTGCCTTCAAGAGGAATTCAATCGGATGCACCTCAAATAAGAAATTTAGCATCTCAGCTGACGAAGAATAAGAAGACTGAAAAAGAAAAGGCGCTTGCTGTATACGAGTATGTCGCTAAAAACGTAAGCTATGATGTGGATAAGTTAAATAATCGTACATTCGAGTTTGATGACAGTGCATTAAAAACGCTGGATGAGAAAAAGGGCGTTTGTCAGGACTTTGCTTATTTAGCGATAGCTCTGTTACGAGCAAGTGGAATGGAAGCGCAGGTGGTAACGGGATATGCTGGCCAAAATCATGCGTGGGTAGAGACGAAAGTGGACGGACGCTGGTTGACGATGGACCCAACATGGGGATCAGGTTACTTACAGAACAACAAGTTCGTACCAAAATTCACGATGGAATACTTTGATCCAAAACCAGCAGAGTTTCAAAAAACACATAAAAAGGAAGAAGTGGAGTTCTAA
- a CDS encoding type II secretion system F family protein has protein sequence MNPNTSSLAVLAIAFILLFLLISFIYIWIFIAKKSNLHKALKMEKKKKKQKRSRSGLFMDPLLKAADYAKPTAVKYTFFTNKSQEERLLVLAGSPYGLTHELFHSLRFVLALGLLMYSVLYLLLGLPFGLMGMLFLPLIGYFGPIVWLNLKAKDRQELISAAMPDFLDTVSVTLSAGVGIDQALHQVTKQFDGPLIEEIEQFNREVDLGVPRKTAYMNLLARNKSKELEMLVNSLLQGQTLGVPVSTTFRLQAEDLRAMRGFKAKEKAAKASPQITLITTFFVAPAVFVLIIGLLFLNVVYNPGAFGLDILFD, from the coding sequence ATGAATCCAAATACGAGTTCACTAGCTGTATTGGCCATCGCCTTCATATTATTATTTCTATTGATAAGCTTTATCTACATTTGGATCTTTATAGCTAAGAAATCCAATCTTCATAAAGCATTAAAAATGGAAAAGAAGAAAAAGAAGCAAAAAAGAAGCAGGTCCGGCTTGTTTATGGATCCGTTGTTAAAAGCAGCGGATTATGCTAAACCAACAGCCGTAAAATATACATTTTTTACGAATAAATCCCAGGAAGAACGATTACTGGTACTAGCTGGAAGTCCGTATGGTTTAACGCATGAACTTTTTCATAGCCTTCGTTTTGTCCTGGCTTTAGGACTTCTTATGTACTCTGTGCTTTATTTACTGCTAGGACTGCCTTTTGGTTTAATGGGAATGCTTTTCCTTCCTCTGATCGGTTACTTTGGTCCGATCGTCTGGTTGAATTTAAAAGCAAAAGACAGGCAGGAGCTCATCAGTGCGGCGATGCCAGATTTCCTTGATACCGTCAGCGTTACCTTATCAGCAGGCGTTGGAATCGATCAAGCATTGCACCAAGTTACTAAGCAATTTGACGGCCCCTTAATAGAAGAAATAGAGCAATTTAATCGAGAAGTAGATTTAGGTGTTCCTCGTAAAACAGCTTACATGAATCTTTTAGCGAGGAATAAGTCAAAGGAGCTGGAGATGCTGGTTAACTCCTTGCTTCAAGGACAAACATTGGGAGTTCCCGTTTCAACGACATTTAGACTGCAAGCGGAAGATCTGCGTGCTATGAGAGGATTTAAGGCAAAAGAAAAGGCTGCAAAAGCAAGTCCTCAGATTACACTGATCACTACATTTTTTGTAGCACCAGCCGTTTTTGTACTAATTATTGGATTGTTATTTTTAAATGTTGTGTATAATCCTGGCGCTTTCGGATTGGATATTTTATTCGATTAG
- a CDS encoding nicotinate phosphoribosyltransferase yields the protein MSYEDLALHTDKYQINMMYAHWKNGTHNNIRVFEAFFRKNPFKSGYAVFAGLERIIRYLEHLHFTEEDIEYLRTQEEQYEEDFLGELKNFNFTGELFSVKEGTVVFPNEPLIRIKCRVFEAHLLETALLNFMNYQTLIATKAARIRHVTPDDQLMEFGTRRAQEADAAIWGARAAYIAGFDATSNMRAGKLFGIPTKGTHAHAWVQDHDTEEEAFERFAEALPDQSILLVDTYNTLKSGVPNAIKVGLKMKEAGKSLKGIRLDSGDLAYLSIQARKMLDKAGLTDVVIVASNDLDDDVITDLKAQGAKITSWGVGTQLITAADQPALGGVYKVVAKYEDGEYVPTIKISSNVEKITTPGYKKVYRIINAKGKAEADYIAMDDEVLPEKDIKLFDPVHTYKSKIVSSFTAEELLQPVYIEGKLVYELPKLEEIRRYHQEQLQLFWPQHLRRLNPQEYYVDLSVDVWRTKNDLLEKYSL from the coding sequence ATGAGCTATGAAGATTTAGCATTACATACAGATAAGTATCAGATTAATATGATGTACGCCCATTGGAAAAATGGAACGCATAATAACATTCGAGTATTTGAAGCCTTTTTCCGAAAAAATCCGTTTAAGAGCGGGTACGCCGTTTTTGCGGGGCTAGAGCGAATTATTCGCTATTTGGAGCACCTTCATTTTACTGAGGAAGACATCGAATACTTAAGAACACAAGAAGAGCAATATGAGGAAGATTTTTTGGGGGAATTAAAAAACTTCAACTTTACAGGTGAGCTATTCTCTGTAAAAGAAGGAACAGTTGTTTTTCCGAATGAGCCGTTGATCCGTATTAAGTGCCGGGTGTTTGAAGCACATCTTTTAGAGACAGCCCTTCTAAATTTCATGAACTACCAAACTCTGATTGCTACGAAAGCTGCCCGGATTCGTCATGTAACCCCGGATGATCAATTGATGGAGTTTGGAACACGTCGTGCTCAGGAAGCAGATGCAGCGATTTGGGGTGCACGTGCTGCATACATTGCTGGTTTTGATGCAACTTCAAACATGCGTGCTGGTAAGCTCTTCGGAATTCCTACGAAAGGAACACATGCGCATGCTTGGGTTCAAGACCACGATACGGAAGAGGAAGCTTTCGAACGGTTCGCTGAGGCACTGCCTGATCAAAGTATTTTGCTAGTGGATACGTATAATACTTTAAAAAGCGGAGTACCTAACGCAATAAAGGTCGGCTTAAAGATGAAGGAAGCGGGTAAATCGCTAAAAGGCATCCGGTTGGACAGCGGTGATTTGGCTTATCTTTCAATCCAGGCACGCAAAATGTTAGATAAAGCGGGTCTTACCGATGTAGTAATCGTAGCAAGCAATGACTTAGATGACGATGTGATTACAGACTTAAAGGCACAAGGTGCTAAAATCACATCATGGGGAGTTGGAACACAGCTAATTACAGCAGCCGACCAGCCTGCACTTGGCGGTGTTTACAAAGTGGTAGCAAAATATGAAGATGGAGAGTACGTTCCAACCATTAAGATTTCATCTAATGTAGAGAAAATAACTACACCTGGCTATAAAAAGGTATACCGTATTATTAATGCGAAAGGAAAAGCGGAAGCAGATTACATCGCAATGGATGATGAGGTGCTTCCTGAAAAAGATATTAAGCTTTTCGATCCGGTGCACACCTATAAAAGCAAGATCGTGTCTTCTTTTACAGCAGAAGAACTGCTTCAGCCTGTTTATATAGAAGGAAAACTTGTATATGAGCTTCCTAAATTAGAAGAAATCCGCCGTTATCATCAGGAACAGCTTCAATTGTTCTGGCCTCAGCATTTAAGGAGACTGAATCCGCAAGAATACTATGTCGATCTTTCTGTAGACGTGTGGAGAACGAAAAACGACCTTTTAGAGAAGTATTCTTTATAA
- a CDS encoding pilus assembly protein TadG-related protein, whose product MKIKCVDNEKGSTLLVVMGLLIASIFISFIFFDFFTTFATKRVSQTSADAAALAASNEAKKVYDEELSKELKDRMEKLKKDADKEKDKEGKEEGEEPPVEDDGLLGGIFDGVGKEMPPDLEEWLEDPTVDVDLNDALKYLFEEDEVNDIACGAINENRNRIEEAARHYATKNKSDDVEVEFFYNNAFQIYVEVKKGAEFVTVDEEALGDNNQVKANGSAVIQAPKGMNIVCN is encoded by the coding sequence ATGAAGATTAAGTGTGTTGATAATGAAAAAGGAAGCACCCTTTTAGTTGTCATGGGGTTATTAATAGCCTCGATCTTCATTAGCTTCATCTTTTTTGATTTCTTTACGACGTTTGCGACAAAACGCGTAAGTCAAACAAGTGCTGATGCAGCAGCTCTTGCGGCCTCTAATGAAGCAAAAAAGGTTTATGATGAAGAACTGTCTAAAGAGTTGAAAGACCGCATGGAGAAATTAAAAAAAGATGCGGATAAAGAGAAAGATAAAGAAGGCAAAGAAGAGGGAGAAGAACCTCCTGTTGAAGATGATGGTTTATTAGGCGGTATCTTTGATGGAGTGGGAAAAGAAATGCCTCCCGATTTAGAGGAATGGCTTGAGGACCCAACTGTCGATGTAGATTTAAATGATGCGCTTAAATATTTGTTTGAAGAAGATGAAGTTAACGATATCGCTTGCGGTGCTATCAATGAAAATCGTAATCGTATTGAAGAAGCCGCTAGGCATTATGCAACCAAAAATAAAAGCGATGACGTTGAGGTCGAATTCTTCTATAACAACGCTTTTCAAATCTATGTGGAAGTAAAAAAAGGAGCTGAATTCGTGACTGTTGATGAAGAAGCATTAGGAGATAACAATCAGGTTAAAGCAAATGGTTCTGCAGTTATTCAGGCACCTAAAGGGATGAATATCGTTTGTAATTAA
- a CDS encoding vWA domain-containing protein encodes MKTMLKSKLALRIFLLCLIAVLSACSDSESASTKEKEEKKTEEKKEKIPEAATKVEDMINEGPGFALEKENEEIKKQLEKYPKKLNGEDAYNLAVFLGAAEHQKVFELYDEYNPGFNDVEGAPGSDAKPRNLVLLLDSSGSMNGKVDGGVKMDLAKQAISNFASKANKEDQVMLRVYGHKGTSKDSDKKLSCESHEVVYPLSSYDQGNFSDSLNKFKPAGWTPIAGSIQQVEKDLAGQANPGMETLLYIISDGVETCDGDPVEAARALHNSSLKAQVNIIGFDVDDKGQQQLKATAEAGGGEYKTVRNASELNSIFKTLMEQAWEGIKKDQWAANSGTQVNYAYVDKLEVLNELKFRVSDVVSTEAMGLSNMIGAMEQEKMITLEEAEKARAKVNEREEKINTYNEEKFEELKKQTDEEKDKAFKQINNSSQN; translated from the coding sequence ATGAAAACGATGCTGAAAAGCAAGCTTGCTTTAAGAATATTTCTTCTATGCTTAATTGCAGTACTTTCTGCTTGTTCTGATTCTGAATCGGCTTCTACAAAGGAAAAAGAAGAGAAGAAGACAGAAGAGAAAAAAGAAAAGATACCAGAAGCAGCTACTAAAGTGGAAGATATGATTAATGAAGGGCCAGGCTTTGCTCTTGAAAAAGAGAATGAAGAGATAAAGAAACAGCTAGAGAAATATCCTAAAAAGTTAAACGGTGAAGACGCATATAATCTAGCTGTTTTTCTTGGGGCAGCTGAACACCAAAAAGTCTTTGAACTATATGATGAATACAATCCTGGGTTTAATGATGTGGAAGGCGCGCCTGGCAGTGATGCTAAACCTCGAAATTTAGTACTTCTTCTAGATTCAAGCGGAAGCATGAATGGAAAAGTAGATGGCGGCGTTAAGATGGATTTGGCTAAACAGGCTATCTCTAATTTTGCTTCAAAAGCGAACAAAGAAGATCAGGTTATGCTTCGCGTTTACGGACATAAGGGTACAAGTAAGGACAGTGATAAGAAGCTTTCATGTGAAAGTCATGAGGTGGTTTATCCATTATCGAGCTATGATCAGGGTAATTTTTCTGATTCACTAAATAAGTTTAAGCCTGCCGGATGGACCCCGATTGCTGGATCCATTCAACAAGTGGAAAAAGATCTAGCTGGTCAGGCGAATCCAGGCATGGAAACGCTTCTTTACATAATCAGTGATGGTGTGGAAACGTGTGATGGAGATCCTGTTGAAGCGGCACGCGCGCTGCACAACTCTTCTTTAAAAGCTCAAGTGAACATCATCGGATTTGATGTTGATGATAAGGGCCAACAGCAATTGAAAGCTACCGCAGAAGCAGGCGGTGGCGAATATAAAACAGTGCGTAATGCGAGCGAGCTTAACAGTATCTTTAAAACATTAATGGAACAAGCATGGGAAGGAATCAAAAAAGACCAGTGGGCAGCGAACTCTGGTACACAAGTAAACTATGCTTATGTAGATAAATTAGAAGTATTGAACGAATTGAAATTCAGAGTATCTGATGTTGTCTCAACAGAGGCAATGGGACTAAGTAATATGATAGGTGCCATGGAACAAGAAAAGATGATTACTTTAGAAGAGGCAGAGAAAGCAAGAGCTAAGGTGAATGAACGAGAAGAAAAAATTAATACGTATAATGAAGAGAAGTTTGAAGAGCTTAAAAAGCAAACGGATGAAGAGAAAGATAAAGCTTTTAAACAAATTAATAATTCTTCACAAAACTAA